Proteins encoded in a region of the Paucibacter sediminis genome:
- a CDS encoding Glu/Leu/Phe/Val family dehydrogenase, with the protein MNAPFDRSSDLARALSEAAPSSLPSSLFGLPDQAPHERVLLAADEQTGLKAILAVHSTARGPAFGGCRFWSYDNELAALNDALRLSQGMSLKNALADLPFGGGKAVIIKPAGQFDRAALFAAFGRAVQSLDGAYITAEDVGTTTADMLGMQAHTQYVSGIPRAGAFGGDPSPKTAWGVFVSIEAGVRLHLQRASLDGVRVALQGLGAVGWHLAEFLHKAGAKLVVADVDAAKVARAQELFGAQAVSVHEILTADVDVLAPCALGAVLNLGSVPQIRAKLIAGAANNQLATAADGDALQARGILYLPDYLVNAGGIISVAREYRNEGEEQAVMAEVSRIAGRVEELLGRVKASGNTPARESDIWARSKLVKPA; encoded by the coding sequence ATGAACGCTCCTTTCGACCGCTCGTCCGATCTCGCCCGCGCCCTCAGCGAGGCAGCCCCCTCCTCCCTTCCCAGCTCGCTGTTCGGCCTGCCCGATCAAGCCCCGCACGAACGTGTGCTGCTGGCCGCCGATGAGCAGACCGGTCTGAAGGCCATCCTGGCCGTGCACAGCACCGCCCGCGGCCCCGCTTTCGGCGGCTGCCGCTTCTGGAGCTATGACAACGAACTCGCCGCGCTGAACGACGCGCTGCGCCTCTCGCAAGGCATGAGCCTGAAGAACGCCCTGGCCGATCTGCCCTTCGGCGGCGGCAAGGCCGTGATCATCAAGCCGGCCGGCCAGTTCGACCGCGCCGCCCTGTTCGCCGCCTTCGGCCGTGCCGTGCAGTCGCTGGACGGCGCCTACATCACCGCCGAAGACGTCGGCACCACCACCGCCGACATGCTGGGCATGCAGGCACACACGCAATACGTGAGCGGCATCCCGCGCGCCGGCGCCTTCGGTGGCGACCCCAGCCCCAAGACGGCCTGGGGCGTGTTCGTCTCGATCGAAGCCGGCGTGCGCCTGCATCTGCAGCGCGCCTCGCTGGACGGCGTGCGCGTGGCCCTGCAGGGCCTGGGCGCGGTGGGCTGGCATCTGGCCGAGTTCCTGCACAAGGCCGGCGCCAAGCTGGTGGTGGCCGATGTGGACGCCGCCAAGGTGGCGCGCGCACAGGAGCTGTTCGGTGCACAAGCCGTCAGCGTGCACGAGATCCTGACCGCCGATGTCGACGTGCTGGCCCCTTGCGCCCTGGGCGCGGTGCTGAACCTGGGCAGCGTGCCGCAGATCCGCGCCAAGCTGATCGCCGGCGCCGCCAACAACCAGCTGGCCACCGCCGCCGATGGCGACGCGCTGCAGGCCCGTGGCATCCTCTACCTGCCGGACTATCTGGTGAATGCCGGCGGCATCATCAGCGTGGCACGCGAGTACCGCAACGAGGGCGAAGAGCAGGCAGTGATGGCCGAGGTCAGCAGGATCGCCGGCCGCGTGGAAGAGCTGCTGGGCCGCGTCAAGGCCAGCGGCAACACGCCCGCGCGCGAGTCCGACATCTGGGCACGCTCCAAGCTGGTGAAGCCCGCCTGA
- a CDS encoding ABC transporter ATP-binding protein, with protein sequence MSEESVLKVAGVSKRFGGLQALSDVGIQINKGQVYGLIGPNGAGKTTFFNVITGLYTPDAGTFELGGAPYAPTAVHQVAKTGIARTFQNIRLFAEMTALENVMVGRHVRTGSGLIGAVFRTPGFKAEEAAIAKRAQELLDYVGIGKYAEFKARTLSYGDQRRLEIARALATDPKLIALDEPAAGMNATEKVVLRELIDRIRNDGRTILLIEHDVKLVMGLCDRVTVLDYGKQIAEGTPADVQRNEKVIEAYLGAGHKAH encoded by the coding sequence ATGAGCGAAGAATCCGTTCTCAAGGTCGCCGGCGTCTCCAAGCGCTTTGGCGGCCTGCAAGCCCTCTCGGACGTGGGCATCCAGATCAACAAGGGCCAGGTCTATGGCCTGATCGGCCCCAACGGGGCCGGCAAGACCACCTTCTTCAACGTCATCACCGGGCTCTACACGCCCGATGCGGGCACCTTCGAGCTGGGCGGCGCGCCCTATGCGCCGACGGCGGTGCACCAGGTCGCCAAGACCGGCATTGCGCGCACCTTCCAGAACATCCGCCTGTTCGCCGAGATGACGGCGCTGGAGAACGTGATGGTGGGTCGCCATGTGCGCACCGGCTCGGGCCTCATCGGCGCGGTGTTCCGCACCCCTGGCTTCAAGGCCGAAGAGGCCGCGATCGCCAAGCGTGCCCAGGAGCTGCTCGACTACGTGGGCATCGGCAAGTACGCGGAGTTCAAGGCCCGCACCCTGAGCTATGGCGACCAGCGCCGCCTGGAGATCGCGCGCGCCCTGGCCACCGACCCCAAGCTGATCGCGCTGGACGAACCGGCCGCCGGCATGAACGCCACCGAGAAGGTGGTGCTGCGCGAGCTGATCGACCGCATCCGCAACGACGGCCGCACCATCCTCTTGATCGAGCATGACGTCAAGCTGGTGATGGGGCTGTGCGACCGCGTCACCGTGCTGGACTATGGCAAGCAGATTGCCGAAGGCACGCCGGCCGATGTGCAGCGCAACGAGAAGGTGATCGAGGCCTATCTGGGCGCCGGTCACAAGGCCCACTGA
- a CDS encoding ABC transporter ATP-binding protein, which yields MANDNTLLKVTGLKVAYGGIQAVKGVSFEVKQGELVSLIGANGAGKTTTLKAITGLQPVAEGEIQFMGQSIKGQGAWDLVKQGLVMVPEGRGTFTRMTITENLQMGAYIRNDKAEILADIDKVFGIFPRLKERRNQLAGTMSGGEQQMLAMGRALMARPKVLLMDEPSMGLSPIMVDKIFEVVNDIHGQGVTILLVEQNASRALAAANRGYVMESGIVTMTGNGKDLLNDPKVRAAYLGE from the coding sequence ATGGCAAACGACAACACCCTCCTTAAGGTCACGGGGCTGAAGGTCGCCTACGGCGGCATCCAGGCCGTCAAGGGCGTCAGCTTCGAAGTCAAGCAGGGCGAGCTGGTGAGTCTGATCGGCGCCAACGGCGCCGGCAAGACTACCACCCTCAAGGCCATCACCGGCCTGCAGCCGGTGGCCGAGGGCGAGATCCAGTTCATGGGCCAGAGCATCAAGGGCCAGGGCGCCTGGGACCTGGTCAAGCAGGGCCTGGTGATGGTGCCGGAAGGGCGCGGCACCTTCACCCGCATGACCATCACCGAGAACTTGCAGATGGGCGCCTACATCCGCAACGACAAGGCCGAGATCCTGGCCGATATCGACAAGGTGTTCGGCATCTTCCCGCGCCTGAAGGAGCGTCGCAACCAGCTGGCCGGCACCATGTCGGGCGGCGAGCAGCAGATGCTGGCGATGGGCCGCGCACTGATGGCGCGCCCCAAGGTGCTGCTGATGGACGAACCCTCGATGGGCCTCTCGCCCATCATGGTGGACAAGATCTTCGAGGTGGTGAACGACATCCACGGCCAGGGCGTGACCATCCTGCTGGTGGAGCAGAACGCCAGCCGGGCGCTGGCGGCCGCGAACCGCGGCTATGTGATGGAGAGCGGCATCGTCACCATGACGGGCAATGGCAAGGATTTGCTGAATGACCCGAAAGTACGGGCCGCGTATCTGGGCGAATGA